The Thiorhodovibrio frisius genome segment CAAGTTCTGGACAAACGCCTTTCAAGATCGATCCATTGCGGTAAAAAAATGCTAACTCCCGATGTCATTAAAGTTGTCGCCACTCCAGATTTTTGGATTGAGGCAGAATTTGAGACAGGTGAAACACGCCGATTTGACATGCGGCCTTACCTTGATTTTCCGGCTTATGCAGAGCTGAAAGAGTCTGGAGTGTTCATGCGGGCGCATGTAGAGAATGGCACGGTCGCATGGCGTGAAGACATTGATTTATCCCCTGATACACTTTACCTGCGGGGTGAGAAATCAAAGATGTTGGACTCAATTTAATGGCATTGATCATGAAACACTCCCAACTTTAATCCGCTTGCGCCAACGTACCCGAGATGCTATCCATGACAGTGTGGCCGGTGATGGTGATCTCGCCGTTGTTCATCACGCCCAGATCGCCGGTGCGAAACCAGCCATCGGCAGAGAGGGCGGCAGTTTTGTCTTCTGGCTCGCCGCCGACGTAGCCGGAGAACAGATGCTGGCGGGAATAATCCTGTAGATGGCCTTCCTCGCCTTCGCACAGCAGCTGCTTTTGCGCATCGGCCACTCCGATGTGCCAGCCCGCAGTGCTCATGGGTTCACGTCTCGGGCGCATTTTCGCGTGATACTTGGTGCAGTGAGTGACTGTGCCGACAGACGCGCAATCCGCTACACTTTCCTCATGGTGAACGAAGTCCCGGACAACCCTGACAAAGAGCCGCAGCGCCAATGGCACCGAGCGTTCGGCATTGCGCTGGTTGATGTGTTTGCGGGTGCTCCCTGGCGGGTGGAACTCGAACAAGAACTGGCCCTGACCAGCCAGGAACTCGACGTGGCAATCATCGAAGCAGCCGAAGAGGGCCGCAAGGCGTACCTGCCAGACCCGCTGCCCGATGGGCTGGAGAATCTGTGTGCCATCAACCTGCTCAGCTACAAATCCCGCCACGAGGCGCTGGATGTCTGGTCGCTGGACGAGCTGATTGGCTACTACGTCATTTACCGCAAGGTTAAACTGAATCCCGATAACGCGCGCCACCCGCTCGACGCCTTTGGCCTGTACGCCGTCGCCACCCGTTTTCCCCGCGCGCTGTCCCAAGCCGACCGCCTGGAACCCACCGCTTGGCAAGGGGTCTACGATCTCCCCTGGGGTGGTCATCGCGTGCGCATGATCGTCCTGAACCAAATTGCCAAACACCCGCGCAACGCTCCCTGGGAACTGTTTTCCAGCCAGCAGGATCGGATGCGCCAGGGGCTCGAGCGCTACCGCGCCCGCCCCCGCGAGCGCAATGAGCGCGGTTACTGGAAACTGCTCGAACGCTTCACCTGATTTACCAACGCGAGGCACCCGACATGGCCTACACCCTGGAAGACTTCGTGCGCGAAACCGATGAGATGGTGCTAGAGAACGCGCTCAAACGCGATCCGGAAGCCATCCTCAGACGCTTTGATCCTGAGCAACGGCTCAAGGGGCTTGATCCTGAGGCGCGGCTGAAGGGGCTCGATCCCGAAGCGCGCTTGAAGGGGCTGGGTCCCGATGAGGTGCTGGGGCGGTTTGATCCCGATCTGATCGAAGCCTGGCTGAACAAACAACGCAGGGATCACTGAACCGGAGCTATAAGGGGTCACATAGGGTCGGCCCCGCGATGTAAGATTGCGCGCGAAGTTTGTGCCTCGGGGCTTTTCGCTTTGCGCAGAGTCCGGCCAGTAGCTGTGTCTACTGGCACTTAATCGGCTAGACTCGCCTCATTACCATCGACACACCTAATGCCCCAGTCGAGTCGCCCAAGGGCGACTACGACAGCCCCCGGAAAGAAGCCCTGGAACGATTCTTCCCGGAGTTTCTCGCGTTGCTGTTTCTGGTTGTTTATGCGCAGGTCGAATGGGGTGTGCCGCCGGTGTTTCTCGATAAAGAACGCCCAATGATAAGACGCCGATTGTATTCAACCCTGCTCTACTTGCTACTGCCAGCGCTGCTCCTGCGGCTGCTGTGGCGCAGCCTGCGCGCGCCGGCTTATCGCGAGCGCTGGCGCGAGCGTCTGGGGTTTTACAACCAGCCATCCGGGCCTGCCACCATCTGGGTGCATGCTGTGTCAGTGGGTGAGGTGCAGGCCGCGCAGCCCATGATTCGCCATCTGCTGCTGCGCGACCCGGCTGCCCGGATACTGGTCACCACCACCACGCCAACAGGCGCGCGCCGGCTTGGCGAACTCTTTGGCGATCGTGTTGCTCATCTTTATTGCCCCTTTGATCTCACACCCGTTGTGCGGCGTTTTCTTGCGCGGGTGTCGCCGCGCCTGGCCATTGTGATGGAGACCGAAATTTGGCCCAACCTGCTGGCTGAATGCGAGCGACGCGGGATACCGGTACTGCTGGTGAATGCCAGGCTGTCACAGCGTTCGGCGAGCGGCTACAAGCGGGCCCAGCCTTTGGCGGGCGAGAGCATGCGGCGTCTAACGCTCATTGCCGCGCAAACTCAGGCCGATGCCGAGCGCTTTATCGGCCTTGGCGTGCCTGCAGAGCGAGTAGCTGTGACCGGAAGCATCAAGTTCGACCTGCAATTGCCCGCCAGCCTGACGGATCAAGCCGAGGTCATGCGTCGCTGTTGGGGTAGCAATCGCCCGGTTTGGGTCGCTGCCAGCACCCACGAGGGCGAGGAAGACCTGCTTTTGCAAGCCCATGCCCGACTGCGAGAGCGCCTACCGGCGGCTTTGTTGGTGCTGGTGCCGCGCCATCCGGACCGATTTGATCGGGTAGCGGCGTTGGCGCAGCGGCGTGGCTTTCGTCTCGCGCGTCGCAGCGCAGGTCAGGCTTGCTGTGATCAGGCTAGCCTGTATCTTGGCGATACCATGGGCGAGCTGGTGAGCTTTATCGCGGCGGCCGATGCCGCCTTTGTCGGCGGCAGTCTGGTGCCGACTGGGGGGCATAACCTGCTTGAGGCGGCAGCCGTTGGGGTGCCTGTGATTGTTGGTCCCCATGTGTTCAATTTTCTGGAAGTCACCCGTGTGCTCATCGAGCATCAGGCAGCGGTCCAGGTGCGCTCAGTCGATGAACTAACCGACCGCTTGCATCTGTGGTTAACCGATGCCGCCGAGCGCGCGCGCATCGGCGAGAATGGTCGCCAGGCCGTTGCCGCCAACCGGGGGGCACTGAAGCGTCTGCTCGGGTTGATCGATCCCTATCTGGACGGGCTGTCCGCAGCCGCTCCCACGACTTGAACAAGGGCCAAACCGGGTGGCAGGGCCGGAATGGACCGGTCTGAGCAACGATGGGATACTGCGCCAATGCAGGACAATCACCGACACTGGCCCCTTCTTCTTCTGTTGGGACTGGGTATTTATTTCGCCCTTCATGTGGTCATCCGTGCCACTGGGACCGCTGTACTGGAACTGGACGAAGCCGAACAGGTGATCGTCACCCAGTGGTGGCTGGCTGGGTATTCAGGGCAGCCGCCACTCTACGACTGGTTGCAGGGCGCAGTGTTCCGTGTGTTTGGGGTGAACCTGTGGTCGCTGAGCATCCTTAAGAACTCCCTGCTGTTTCTGACTTGGGTTTTCGTGTTTCTTGCCGCCCGATGCCTGCTGGGGGATTTGAGGCTTGCGGTGCTGGCAACCTTGTCCCTGTTTCTAATTCCCCAGGTAGCTTGGGAGTCCCAGCGGGACCTGAGTCACTCGGTGATAGTGACCACGGTGGCGGCTGCGTCCTTTTATATGATGCTACGCTGGCTGGATCGGCCTCATGTATGGAATTATCTGCTAATTGGCCTGTTGCTTGGGCTTGGGGTGTTGTCCAAGTACAACTTTTTGATCTTTGCTGCCGCTGCTGGAATGGCTCTGCTGAGTTTTCCACGGGGGCGAGCGGTGTTGCTGCATCCAAACATCCTGTGGAGTGCCTTGGTGGCAGTGCTGGTGATGCTGCCCCATGGGTTGTGGCTGTGGCAAAACCGAGACCTGGGAACGCGATCCCTGGATAAGTTAGATGTCGGTGTTGGCTTCTGGCCATGGTCCGGAATGGGCTCTTCACTGGTGGCGGTGCTGGCATTTTTGGCGCCACTGCTGCTGGTGCTGGGGGTGGTCTTCAAGCGAGACTTCGCGCGCGCTTTGGTGAAACGCCGTGGTGGCCCAACGCCCTTTCCCATCCATCATTACTTTTGGGCCGTGCTGGGACTTTTGGTACTAATGGCCCTGTTTGGGGTGTCCCACTTCAAAGACCGCTGGCTGCTCCCTTTGCTGCTGGTCTTTCCGCTTTTCATTTTCGCCATGATGGGTGCGGCCGCCTTGACAGAGGCTCGGGTAAAGGCATTCGTATCGGTTTGCCTGATGATGCCCCTGATCGTGCTGGTGGCGATGGCGTGGCGGGTTCAAAAATGGCCGTTAGTACAAGACTGGCATCGGTATGAGGATCCCTTCAATGAAAAGGTCACCCAAGCGCGGGCATTGGGGTTTCGGCGGGGTTTAATCCTGGGGGATCGGGCAGTGACGGCGGGCAATCTGCGTTTTCGCCTGCCGCTCAGTCAGGCGATGACTCCGGGATTCAATCCCGAGGGAGTGCAATGCTCTGATAGAGACGATCTCCTGGTCGCCTGGAATGCGGAGCGCTATCAGCGAATCCCCAAACGGCTCAAGGCGTTGCTGGAAGCCGAGTTGGGCCTGTCGGTCGAGGATGTTGAAGCCCGATGGCAGAAATCCATAGCGGGGGGAGGCTCCCAGATGGGCGTGCTCGTGCTACCGGATGCGCTGGCCGAGAATTGCCGTATTATCCCGATACCGAATTGACGATCCGGGAGCGTTTCGCTATCCGCCCACCTCGAACTGGCCGCTGGAGGCTTTACTGCGGTTGATCTTTTCCTGGCTGGCTCCAGCCGGGCGGTCTGTCCCAGGATAAGCCCGCTACTTGAACAACTGCCAAACCGGGCGGAAGCGCTCGTGGTTGGAGTCGCCCAGCCACTCGAAGGCGACGGATTCAGCGTTGGTGACGTGAATGCCGCAGTGGCGCATGCGCTCTAGCGCGTTATCACGATGATGGGCGTGGCGTGAGCAGATAGCATCGGCCGCCACGAACACCTGATAGCCCCAGCGTTGCAACCCGGAGGCAGTCTGTACGATGCAGATATGCGCCTCCATGCCAACCAGCACCACCTGCTTGCGCTCCGGCGCGCTGGTTAAGTTGCGCTCAAAACCTGACGCGGTGCAGCATGAGAAACAGGTTTTTTCCGTGGCAACCACCTCAGATGGCAGGTGCTCGCGAATGCCCTGAATGGTTGTTCCCAGCCCGGCCGGATTCTGCTCGGTGGCGATGACCGGGATGTCGAGAATCTTGGCTGCCTGAATCAGGCGGTTGATGTTCTCTTCAACATTGGCACGCAGCTCCTGGTCCATGGCGGCGGCCAATCGCTCCTGGGCGTCAATGATCAACAGCTGCGCGAACTGACTTTGGCACAACGGCATGGC includes the following:
- a CDS encoding DUF2442 domain-containing protein, translating into MLTPDVIKVVATPDFWIEAEFETGETRRFDMRPYLDFPAYAELKESGVFMRAHVENGTVAWREDIDLSPDTLYLRGEKSKMLDSI
- a CDS encoding AMP-binding protein, translated to MSTAGWHIGVADAQKQLLCEGEEGHLQDYSRQHLFSGYVGGEPEDKTAALSADGWFRTGDLGVMNNGEITITGHTVMDSISGTLAQAD
- the waaA gene encoding lipid IV(A) 3-deoxy-D-manno-octulosonic acid transferase — encoded protein: MLFLVVYAQVEWGVPPVFLDKERPMIRRRLYSTLLYLLLPALLLRLLWRSLRAPAYRERWRERLGFYNQPSGPATIWVHAVSVGEVQAAQPMIRHLLLRDPAARILVTTTTPTGARRLGELFGDRVAHLYCPFDLTPVVRRFLARVSPRLAIVMETEIWPNLLAECERRGIPVLLVNARLSQRSASGYKRAQPLAGESMRRLTLIAAQTQADAERFIGLGVPAERVAVTGSIKFDLQLPASLTDQAEVMRRCWGSNRPVWVAASTHEGEEDLLLQAHARLRERLPAALLVLVPRHPDRFDRVAALAQRRGFRLARRSAGQACCDQASLYLGDTMGELVSFIAAADAAFVGGSLVPTGGHNLLEAAAVGVPVIVGPHVFNFLEVTRVLIEHQAAVQVRSVDELTDRLHLWLTDAAERARIGENGRQAVAANRGALKRLLGLIDPYLDGLSAAAPTT
- a CDS encoding ArnT family glycosyltransferase; the encoded protein is MQDNHRHWPLLLLLGLGIYFALHVVIRATGTAVLELDEAEQVIVTQWWLAGYSGQPPLYDWLQGAVFRVFGVNLWSLSILKNSLLFLTWVFVFLAARCLLGDLRLAVLATLSLFLIPQVAWESQRDLSHSVIVTTVAAASFYMMLRWLDRPHVWNYLLIGLLLGLGVLSKYNFLIFAAAAGMALLSFPRGRAVLLHPNILWSALVAVLVMLPHGLWLWQNRDLGTRSLDKLDVGVGFWPWSGMGSSLVAVLAFLAPLLLVLGVVFKRDFARALVKRRGGPTPFPIHHYFWAVLGLLVLMALFGVSHFKDRWLLPLLLVFPLFIFAMMGAAALTEARVKAFVSVCLMMPLIVLVAMAWRVQKWPLVQDWHRYEDPFNEKVTQARALGFRRGLILGDRAVTAGNLRFRLPLSQAMTPGFNPEGVQCSDRDDLLVAWNAERYQRIPKRLKALLEAELGLSVEDVEARWQKSIAGGGSQMGVLVLPDALAENCRIIPIPN
- a CDS encoding isochorismatase family protein, which translates into the protein MSTHQAAMPLCQSQFAQLLIIDAQERLAAAMDQELRANVEENINRLIQAAKILDIPVIATEQNPAGLGTTIQGIREHLPSEVVATEKTCFSCCTASGFERNLTSAPERKQVVLVGMEAHICIVQTASGLQRWGYQVFVAADAICSRHAHHRDNALERMRHCGIHVTNAESVAFEWLGDSNHERFRPVWQLFK